The following proteins are encoded in a genomic region of Magnolia sinica isolate HGM2019 chromosome 1, MsV1, whole genome shotgun sequence:
- the LOC131240440 gene encoding G-type lectin S-receptor-like serine/threonine-protein kinase At4g27290 isoform X2 produces MAFHISLPNSLLILTLLFPSCTSIDTIIPSKSIKDGETLISGAGTFELGFFSPGNSTRRYVGIWYKKAPPEKKYVWVANRDDPLTNSSGVLSIGPDGNLAVLIVGWPAFPITNASTVVNSTSATLLDNGNLVLKDNQDRVLWQSFDYPTDTMLPGMKIGLNRKTGMMKVLTSWKSDDDPASGDYVIQLDPRGSPQFFVWKGSDAVWRSGPWNGPGFSGIPLMNRQNVVTYHFTVDDQGIYFSYDLNGPILSRLRLDSSGNLQRWAWQDDTPRWTPFWWAPNDQCDEFEKCGANSCCDVNRAVMCECLQGFKPKMPEAWNLHDWSGGCDRRQGLACGKGDGFKKMENVKLPDTSAARVARVSGLRECRDECLKNCSCTAYASADIEKWGGECLIWYGDLIDLKLYSDDGMDLYVRLAGSELDSSPKRKKLVLILVLTVIPGTLLLFWCGYCLYKRKYQKKGNAGLRLREGRHDSFSTESEKSSEMPLFNLVDVVIATDHFSQSNKLGEGGFGPVYKGKLRNGQQIAVKRLSRNSGQGVEEFKNEVVLIQQLQHRNLVKILGCCIQGEEKMLIYEYMQNKSLDSFIFDETKAALLDWRKRFDIIIGIARGVLYLHHDSRLRIIHRDLKASNILLDDEMNPKISDFGMARIFSGNQTQGNTNRVVGTYGYMSPEYAIDGLFSVKSDVYSFGVLLLEIISGKRNNGYHNPDSNLMGHAWELWNEGRSLELLDSVITDSCPSGEVLRCIHVGLLCVQENAINRPTMLAVVSMLGNETAIPPPKKPAYSSKRNFFDSDSSTSWAECHSTNGLTITELRVR; encoded by the exons ATGGCTTTTCACATTTCATTACCAAATTCTCTTCTCATTCTTACCCTCCTCTTCCCATCTTGCACTTCTATTGACACAATCATCCCTTCCAAATCCATCAAAGACGGCGAAACTCTAATCTCCGGCGCCGGTACCTTCGAACTGGGATTCTTCAGTCCCGGCAATTCCACCCGCCGCTACGTCGGAATATGGTACAAGAAAGCCCCGCCGGAGAAGAAATACGTTTGGGTAGCCAACAGAGACGATCCACTCACGAATTCATCCGGCGTTCTATCCATCGGTCCCGATGGAAACCTTGCAGTCTTGATCGTTGGATGGCCAGCTTTTCCGATCACAAACGCTTCGACGGTGGTGAATTCTACAAGTGCAACGCTCCTGGATAACGGAAATCTTGTTTTGAAGGATAATCAGGACAGGGTGTTATGGCAAAGCTTCGATTACCCGACGGATACTATGTTGCCGGGTATGAAAATCGGGTTGAACCGGAAAACGGGTATGATGAAAGTCCTCACGTCGTGGAAATCCGACGATGATCCGGCCAGTGGGGATTACGTTATTCAACTGGATCCACGTGGGTCCCCTCAGTTCTTTGTATGGAAGGGATCGGATGCAGTCTGGCGAAGTGGGCCATGGAACGGTCCAGGATTCAGCGGCATCCCGCTGATGAACCGTCAGAACGTGGTCACTTATCATTTCACAGTCGATGATCAAGGGATCTATTTTTCGTATGATTTGAACGGTCCGATTCTCTCCAGATTGAGATTGGACAGTTCAGGTAATCTCCAGAGGTGGGCATGGCAAGATGATACGCCGCGATGGACACCGTTCTGGTGGGCCCCCAACGATCAGTGCGATGAGTTTGAAAAATGTGGGGCCAATAGCTGCTGCGATGTGAATCGTGCTGTGATGTGTGAGTGCTTGCAAGGGTTCAAACCCAAGATGCCGGAGGCGTGGAATCTGCACGATTGGTCGGGGGGGTGCGATCGACGGCAGGGATTGGCTTGTGGGAAGGGAGATGGGTTTAAGAAAATGGAAAATGTGAAGCTGCCGGATACCTCGGCTGCTCGAGTCGCCCGTGTATCGGGTCTCAGGGAGTGTAGAGATGAGTGCTTGAAGAACTGCTCTTGCACTGCTTATGCAAGCGCTGATATTGAGAAATGGGGAGGTGAGTGTCTGATCTGGTATGGGGATTTGATTGATCTGAAACTGTATTCCGACGATGGGATGGATCTATACGTGCGTTTGGCGGGTTCGGAGCTCG ATTCAAGCCCGAAGAGGAAAAAGCTGGTGCTGATACTCGTATTAACGGTCATTCCGGGGACGCTGCTCCTCTTCTGGTGTGGCTATTGCCTCTATAAGAGAAAATATCAAAAGAAAG GAAATGCAGGTTTGCGTTTAAGGGAGGGAAGGCACGATAGCTTTTCAACTGAGAGTGAGAAGAGCTCAGAGATGCCATTGTTTAATCTCGTTGATGTGGTGATTGCTACCGATCACTTCTCCCAATCAAATAAGCTTGGAGAAGGTGGCTTTGGTCCTGTTTACAAG GGGAAGCTAAGGAATGGTCAGCAAATAGCAGTGAAAAGATTGTCAAGGAATTCAGGACAAGGAGTAGAAGAATTCAAAAATGAAGTGGTACTTATACAACAGCTGCAACATAGAAATCTGGTTAAAATACTTGGTTGTTGCATTCAAGGAGAAGAAAAGATGTTGATCTACGAATATATGCAAAACAAAAGCCTCGACTCTTTCATCTTcg ATGAGACAAAAGCGGCATTGTTGGATTGGAGGAAGCGCTTTGATATTATCATTGGGATCGCTCGAGGAGTTCTTTATCTCCATCACGATTCTAGGTTGAGAATTATTCACAGAGATTTGAAAGCTAGCAATATTCTTCTCGACGATGAAATGAACCCCAAAATTTCAGATTTCGGCATGGCCAGAATTTTCAGTGGAAATCAGACCCAAGGCAATACAAATAGAGTGGTTGGCACATA TGGTTACATGTCCCCGGAGTACGCCATCGATGGGCTTTTCTCAGTGAAATCAGATGTTTATAGCTTTGGGGTCTTATTACTAGAGATCATTAGTGGAAAACGAAACAACGGTTATCATAATCCAGACTCTAATTTAATGGGCCAT GCATGGGAGCTATGGAATGAAGGTAGGAGTTTAGAGCTATTGGATTCTGTGATCACTGATTCGTGTCCCTCCGGCGAAGTCCTGAGATGCATCCACGTGGGCCTTTTGTGTGTGCAAGAAAATGCAATAAACAGGCCCACCATGTTAGCAGTTGTATCCATGTTAGGCAATGAAACAGCCATTCCTCCACCCAAGAAACCTGCCTATTCAAGTAAGAGGAATTTCTTCGATTCAGATTCATCCACAAGCTGGGCGGAATGTCATTCCACCAATGGATTGACAATTACTGAGCTACGAGTTCGTTAG